The genomic segment GAAGGGGCTGCCGCCCAAGTGGGAGGCCGTCGCGTGACGACTCCCGTTCCCGCACTGCGCCGGTTGCGACCGGTGCGGCCGAGCGGGTGTCCGTCGCGGCCCACTTCCTCACGCCGGGCACCCACACGCGGGTGCGGGCTCAGTTCTTCCCGCCGCGGGGCCGGTTCGTCTGGCCCGCGGACGTGCGCCGGGTGTAGCGGTTCCGGTCGGAACACGGGGCACGAGCCGGGCTCGTGCCATCGGCCGGTCATGAGCGCTCCCGCACCCTATCCGACGCCCCAGACCGTCCAGCAGTCGCGCCCCGGGGTGGCGTTGGACAGCAAGGCGATCGTCCTGACCGGTGGGACGGTGACGTTCACCGGGCCGTACCCGGACGCGCTCCGCGTGGACGGGGCGGGCACGGTCCAGTTCGTGGGGCTGGGCGGCACGACCGACACGTGGACGTGCGTGTCCGGGGACATCATCCCGGTGGTGGTCACGCAGGTGCTCGCCAGCGGCACCACGGCGACCGGGCTGCACGCGCTGTACACGTACAGCGGTCCGCACGGCTGAGGTGACGCATGGCCGCGTTCTGGTGCGGAATCGGGCTCTGGATGACACAAACGCCCCCGCGCGGCGCGGCCACGACCACCACCACCACCACCGCCGCTCCGACCACGACCACCACGACCACCACCACGACGCCCGCCCCCGCGGCCGTCTACACAACGTACACCGCGAGCGGCACGTACACTCCGACCGTCAGCGGCACGATCACGTACCTGGTGATCGGCGGCGGCGGCGGCGGTGGGTCGGGCAACGTTGGTGGTGGCGGTGGGGCTGGGGGCGTCCAGTCAGGCACCGTGGCTGTGGTCATGGGCACGGCCTACGCGGTCACGATCGGCGCGGGCGGGGCCGGGGCGGTAAATGGGCTCGGTTCAAACGGAAACTCTTCGACGCTTATTGGCGGGGCCGTCAGCATCGCGGCGATCGGCGGCGGTGGCGGCGGGGGGAACGGAACCGGGCACCAGTACGGCCAGGCCGGCGGTTCTGGGGGAGGAGCGTACGGGGGTGGTTCGTCCGGAACCGGTGGCGCGGGCTCGCAGGGATCCGCGGGCGGCGGCAGCGGCGGGTCCGGGTGCGGCGGCGGTGGGGGCGGCGGGGCGGCCGCGGCCGGGTCCGGGTCCACTATCGGGGCTGGCGGCAACGGGGGCGCCGGGTCCACGTTCTTCGGCGGCGCGAAGGGTCCGTTCGCCGGCGGCGGCGGCGGCGGCTCGTGGCCGGGGGCGGCGCTCCGGGGGCCGGTGGTGTCGGTGGTGGAGCGTCCGGTGGCGGAGCAGGTGGAGCGGCTACAAATGGCGGCGCCGGCGTAGCCAACACCGGCGGCGGCGGCGGCGGCGGGTCGAGCAGCGTCGGCAAGACGCTCACCCAGGGCGGCGCGGGCGGGAGCGGCATCGTCATCATCTACGGCCCGTCGAGCAGCACATGATCGCCGGCCCGCGAATCGCTTGGGTCGTCGGCGCGCGGGCGCGGTCCAACCTGACCGCCCGGTATCTCGCCGCGTGCGGAGCCGCGCTGCCGGTAGCCGAGCCGCCGGCCCCGAGCCCGTGGAACACGCACTGGGCCGAAGACGTGGCCGTGTGGGCGCTGTCCGCGCGGCTCTGCGGCGTCGAGGACGCGATCCCCGTGCCGCGCCAGCGGCGCCCGGACCTCGGTGACCCGAGGTGGGCGGCACTGCCCGAGCTGGTCGGCCACTTCCGGGACCGGGCGACGGCGCCGGTGACTGTGTTCAAGTTCGGCGTGCTCCCGCACGTCTGGCCGGAGATCGAGGCGGCGCTGCCCGACGCGGAACACGTTCTCGTGCTCTGTATGCGCCCCCGTGCGGCCCAGGTGGCGAGCCTGTTGCGTCTGTGCCCGAACGTCCCGCCGGAGGTGGCGACCGAGTTTTTCGATCGCCACGACGCTGCCGCGGCGGCCCTGGTGACCGCGTTCCGGGCCGCGGGGCGGCTGGTGATCGAGCGGGAGATGACCCCCGTGGGCCTGTTGCGGACTGCGGTTGACTTGGGCCTGTCCCCGACCCGAGAAGCGGAGGCGCTGTGGCAACACCGGCAGTCATCGTGAGCGGGCCGCCGCGGACCGGGCCGACGTACCTGGCCCTCGCGCTTCAGGGCCTCGGCGGCGACCCGGCCGCGCAGCTCGTGCCGCAGCCGTCGGCGTGCAACCTCACCCCCGGCCGAAGACCCGCAGGTGGGGGCGTACAGCCCGTCGCTGCTCGGGGCCGACGCGGTGTTGCGCGCCGGCCTTCGCGCGGGCCGGCGGGCTGAACGCGGCCACCGTGGCGGCGTTCCAGGCACCGGGTGGCCCAGTTGGCGGCGGCTAACATTATCGCGGGCTTCGGGAGCTGACATGGAGTACGACGGCGCCGTGCTGGTCCTGCGCAAATTCGTCGGCCCCGAAGAGTGCGCGCTACTCGAAGCGTGGGCGCTGCGGGCGGTCTCGGAGGGGCGGTTCGTGGACGGCATCAGCAAGGGCGAGCGGGTCGCGTTCCGCGTGACCAACCGCATCTGCCCGGACCGCATCGAGTACCCGCCGACCGTGTACGCGGTCCAAAAGCGGGTCGCGGCGGTCCTCGGCCTGAGCGGGCGCCCCGTTCTGGACCGCGACGCGAGCGGCCAGCGGCACGGCCGGGACGGCGTCGTGTGCTCCGTCACCTACGGCGGCGGCGACGTGTACGAGCACACGGACCCGGGGGTCGGGCGCCGGGCGCGCCGGGCTCCGGTGCAACGTCCTGGCCCGTGCCCCGGACGCGGGCGGCACGGTGCGGGTGTCGGGCGTGCCGTACCGGGTCGCGGCCGGCGACCTGATGTGTTACCGGGTGACCGAGCGGGCGCACCGGGTGGACGTGTGCCACGGCGGCCCCCGCATCATGTTCATGTTCGGCTGGTGCGTCCCCGCGGGGGGCTGAGTCGTGGGCGTCGTGCGCCATCTCTGGACCGACCCCGGTGCCCGGTTCCTCCTCGGCCCGGTCAGCGGCGCGTGCGTCACGGCCCTCGCGCTGTTCGCGGTCGCGAACGTGCGGGGGCTCCGGAAGCGCGCGCGCATCGAGCCGTTTCCGGAGCCGTGGTAGCTGGCCCCTTTCCTTACACCCGCCCTTCTCACCCCGCCCCTTTCGGCGGGGGGTGTTCGTTGTGTGCCATCGGCCGGTCATGAGCGCTCCCGCACCCTATCCGACGCCCCAGACCGTCCAGCAGTCGCGCCCCGGGGTGGCGTTGGACAGCAAGGCGATCGTCCTGACCGGTGGGACGGTGACGTTCACCGGGCCGTACCCGGACGCGCTCCGCGTGGACGGGGCGGGCACGGTCCAGTTCGTGGGGCTGGGCGGCACGACCGACACGTGGACGTGCGTGTCCGGGGACATCATCCCGGTGGTGGTCACGCAGGTGCTCGCCAGCGGCACCACGGCGACCGGGCTGCACGCGCTGTACACGTACAGCGGTCCGCACGGCTGAGAGGGCGGTCGCGGAGGGATTATTCAGTTCAGAGCCGCAGCCCATGGCGCGAACGGCCTAACCACTACTGACCCGCAGGTTTACAACCCTGTACAATTCACCCAATCATCATAACCTGTTACTCCATGAGACCTAAAGGTACTGCGGCTGAGTTGGAAGCCCGTCGTCGCTTGGCCGTGCAGCGGGTGGCGGACGGGTGGTCCCGTGCCGAGGTGGCCGCGTTCCTCGGCGTCCACCGGGAAACGGTGGCCGAGTGGGTGCGGGCCCACAAGGCCGATGGGGACCCGGCTCTGGCGGCCAAACCACACCCGGGCCGCCCCCCGTTCCTGACCCCCGAGCAGGAAAAGCAGGTGCTCGGGTGGCTGGCCGAGGCGCCTACGAAGCACGGGTTCCGGACCGACCTGTGGACGGCCAAGCGGGTGGCCCAACTGATCCTCCAGAAGTTGGAGGTGAAATTCCACCCGCACTACCTGCGGGAATGGTTGACGAAGCGCAACTACACGCCCCAGAAGCCGGCCCGGCGGGCCAAGCAGCGGAACCCCGAAGCCATCGCGGGGTGGCTCCAGAAGGACTGGCCGCGGATCAAAAAAAAGTCCGGCGCCAGAACGCCCACCTCGTCTTGATCGACGAAACCGGTGTGTTCCTCAACCCGCTGGTCCGCCGGTCCTGGGCGGTGCGGGGCCAGACCCCGGTGATCGGCGGGGACGGGGGGCACCGGAAGAAGGTGTCGGTCATCGGGGCGCTGAGCATGTCCCCGAAGGCCCGGCGCCTGGGGCTGTACTTCGCCACCCGCCCGGACGGGTTCTTTACGGCTGACGCCGTGGTTCCGTTCCTCCGCGACCTGTTGACGCACCTGCGGGGAAGGTGGTGGTCCTGTGGGACGGTGGATCCAACCACCAAGGGCCGCTGATCCGGGCGTTCCTGCAACGGAACCGGCGCCTCGCCCTGGAGCGGTTGCCCGCGTACGCCCCGGACCTGAACCCAGTCGAGGTGGTCTGGTCGTGGCTCAAGTACGGGCAACTGGCCAACTATGTGCCCGACGGGATCAAGGAGTTGGATAACGAGATCCTGGACCGCCTCATCGAGTTGAGGTGCGACCCGAACCTCCTTCGGAACCTGTGGGACGGGTCGGATTTGCCCTTCCCACATCTGAGGACGGGTTAACAGGGTTGGTTACCTGCGGATCAGTAGCGGCGCCATCGGCGTCGCGCCACTGGGCGTCGTCGGCAGTTTGTCGCGATTCGAGCGCGGCAACGCGCGATTCGAGTGCGGCAATCCGCCTCAGTAAAATGGCGATGAAATCGGGGGCCGCGGAGGTATCGGGCGCGGGGTTGCTGGCGTTGTCGGGTGCGTGCATTGTCTGGTCTCTGTGTCTTGAGGAATTTTACACCGCGAGTCGTAGAGAGCAATGGTTGCGGCTACACAAGCAAAGAGGTTAGATCGTGTCGTATCCCACGCCGAACCGTCCGACGCGCCCCGTATATTCGGCCGGCTTGAACTTCGGCGCGACAGTCAAAAATACAGTCGCGTTCGGGGCCGCGAGCGGCTTCTCGGCCGAGCTGATCAGCAACACGATCGGTCAGCGCTGGGAAGGGATCGTGGGCCAGGGCGTCGGGTACGCCCCGCGGGTCAACCCCATCGGCTTCCCGTACACCCCGTCCCCGTCCCCGTCTCTGCGGTTCGGGCCGGGCTCGCCAGGCATTTATTACATCAATTGCGGGATGAAAAATGGCGACGGGAACCAGAAGTGCGTCCGCGCTGTGTTCAAGGGTACGTACCAGCACCCCGCGAACGTGGCGGGCACTTACGTCATCCCGGTCGTGCGCCTCGGCCCGCGGGACAACGCCAGCGGGTACGGCGGCGGCTTCTGCATTTACGACGGGTCGGGCACGTTACTGACCCGCAGGTTTACAACCCTGTACAATTCACCCAATCATCATAACCTGTTACTCCATGAGACCTAAAGGTACTGCGGCTGAGTTGGAAGCCCGTCGTCGCTTGGCCGTGCAGCGGGTGGCGGACGGGTGGTCCCGTGCCGAGGTGGCCGCGTTCCTCGGCGTCCACCGGGAAACGGTGGCCGAGTGGGTGCGGGCCCACAAGGCCGATGGGGACCCGGCTCTGGCGGCCAAACCACACCCGGGCCGCCCCCCGTTCCTGACCCCCGAGCAGGAAAAGCAGGTGCTCGGGTGGCTGGCCGAGGCGCCTACGAAGCACGGGTTCCGGACCGACCTGTGGACGGCCAAGCGGGTGGCCCAACTGATCCTCCAGAAGTTGGAGGTGAAATTCCACCCGCACTACCTGCGGGAATGGTTGACGAAGCGCAACTACACGCCCCAGAAGCCGGCCCGGCGGGCCA from the Frigoriglobus tundricola genome contains:
- a CDS encoding winged helix-turn-helix domain-containing protein encodes the protein MRPKGTAAELEARRRLAVQRVADGWSRAEVAAFLGVHRETVAEWVRAHKADGDPALAAKPHPGRPPFLTPEQEKQVLGWLAEAPTKHGFRTDLWTAKRVAQLILQKLEVKFHPHYLREWLTKRNYTPQKPARRAKQRNPEAIAGWLQKDWPRIKKKSGARTPTSS
- a CDS encoding spike base protein, RCAP_Rcc01079 family, which produces MSAPAPYPTPQTVQQSRPGVALDSKAIVLTGGTVTFTGPYPDALRVDGAGTVQFVGLGGTTDTWTCVSGDIIPVVVTQVLASGTTATGLHALYTYSGPHG
- a CDS encoding winged helix-turn-helix domain-containing protein encodes the protein MRPKGTAAELEARRRLAVQRVADGWSRAEVAAFLGVHRETVAEWVRAHKADGDPALAAKPHPGRPPFLTPEQEKQVLGWLAEAPTKHGFRTDLWTAKRVAQLILQKLEVKFHPHYLREWLTKRNYTPQKPARRAKQRNPEAIAGWLQKDWPRIKKKSGARTPTSS
- a CDS encoding transposase; its protein translation is MVLWDGGSNHQGPLIRAFLQRNRRLALERLPAYAPDLNPVEVVWSWLKYGQLANYVPDGIKELDNEILDRLIELRCDPNLLRNLWDGSDLPFPHLRTG
- a CDS encoding glycine-rich domain-containing protein gives rise to the protein MAAFWCGIGLWMTQTPPRGAATTTTTTTAAPTTTTTTTTTTPAPAAVYTTYTASGTYTPTVSGTITYLVIGGGGGGGSGNVGGGGGAGGVQSGTVAVVMGTAYAVTIGAGGAGAVNGLGSNGNSSTLIGGAVSIAAIGGGGGGGNGTGHQYGQAGGSGGGAYGGGSSGTGGAGSQGSAGGGSGGSGCGGGGGGGAAAAGSGSTIGAGGNGGAGSTFFGGAKGPFAGGGGGGSWPGAALRGPVVSVVERPVAEQVERLQMAAPA